From Micromonospora sp. NBC_01699, a single genomic window includes:
- a CDS encoding nucleotide sugar dehydrogenase — translation MYGKIGVVGLGYVGLTLAAALARKGYEVHGVDTSPAVREALRAGRVHLFEPGIEEVFAETVGRNVFVPTELPADVDVAVISVSTPVDDRTRQPDLTNLAAAAEQVADWCGPDTLVVVRSTVPVGTSRRVVLPALLAAWGRARLVMAPERTIQGQALRELVELPQVVGGLDDESRQAGIDFFGGLANRVVPVSSLEAAELVKLSNNCHTDLIYSFGNELALIAERHGLDPLEVIGAANLDYPRPDLSKPGYVGGGCLSKDPYIMINSAGGEPGPFLVGAARRLNEYLPVHVANRVVDLLRQVRGGTVGARLAVLGWAYKGWPPTDDMRGTPIATMMPVFRSAGMTVVGHDPMVPDEVIHRHGGEPTSIDKAFSDADAVLVINDHPDYRAIRIETLLGGGGPRPALVYDSWRILDEAAITAAGIRYAGIGYLPYPRTPAPVPAPARGA, via the coding sequence TTGTACGGAAAGATCGGGGTCGTCGGACTCGGCTATGTCGGCCTGACCCTGGCCGCCGCGCTCGCGCGCAAGGGCTACGAGGTGCACGGCGTGGACACCTCCCCGGCCGTCCGGGAGGCGCTGCGCGCGGGGCGGGTCCACCTGTTCGAGCCCGGCATCGAGGAGGTGTTCGCCGAAACCGTGGGCAGGAATGTCTTCGTACCCACCGAACTGCCGGCCGACGTGGACGTGGCGGTCATCTCGGTCTCCACACCGGTGGACGACCGCACCCGGCAACCCGACCTGACCAACCTCGCCGCCGCCGCCGAACAGGTCGCCGATTGGTGCGGACCGGACACACTGGTGGTGGTCCGCAGCACCGTACCGGTCGGCACCAGCCGCCGGGTGGTGCTGCCCGCGCTGCTCGCCGCCTGGGGCCGGGCCAGGCTGGTGATGGCCCCCGAACGGACCATCCAGGGCCAGGCGCTGCGCGAACTGGTCGAGCTGCCGCAGGTCGTCGGCGGGCTGGACGACGAGAGCCGGCAGGCCGGCATCGACTTCTTCGGCGGGCTCGCCAACCGGGTCGTACCGGTGTCCAGCCTGGAGGCGGCCGAACTGGTCAAGCTCTCCAACAACTGCCACACCGACCTGATCTACTCGTTCGGCAACGAGCTGGCGCTGATCGCCGAACGGCACGGGCTCGACCCGCTGGAGGTGATCGGGGCGGCCAACCTGGACTATCCCCGGCCGGACCTGAGCAAGCCCGGGTACGTCGGCGGTGGCTGCCTCTCCAAGGACCCGTACATCATGATCAACAGTGCCGGGGGCGAACCCGGACCGTTCCTGGTCGGCGCGGCCCGGCGACTCAACGAGTACCTGCCGGTGCACGTCGCCAACCGGGTGGTCGACCTGCTCCGCCAGGTACGCGGCGGCACCGTCGGCGCCCGGCTGGCCGTACTCGGGTGGGCCTACAAGGGCTGGCCGCCCACCGACGACATGCGCGGCACCCCGATCGCCACCATGATGCCGGTGTTCCGGTCGGCCGGCATGACCGTCGTCGGCCACGACCCGATGGTCCCGGACGAGGTGATCCACCGCCACGGCGGCGAGCCGACCAGCATCGACAAGGCGTTCAGTGACGCCGACGCGGTCCTGGTCATCAACGACCACCCGGACTACCGGGCGATCCGGATCGAAACCCTGCTCGGCGGGGGCGGCCCGCGACCCGCGCTGGTCTACGACTCCTGGCGGATCCTGGACGAGGCGGCCATCACCGCCGCCGGCATCCGCTACGCCGGCATCGGCTACCTGCCCTACCCGCGTACGCCGGCACCCGTGCCCGCTCCGGCGAGAGGTGCCTGA
- a CDS encoding NAD-dependent epimerase/dehydratase family protein, producing the protein MRALILGGAGFVGLHLADRLVADGHTVTVVDDFSRGRDDERIGALRAHPEVDIRSADLTSARAWAELPPGYDQIYLLAAVVGVRNVEADPARVIRVNTLTALHLLDWVGPGGRIFFSSTSEVYAGGVDAGIVAVPTAEDVPVMVADVTSPRFAYAISKLLGEAAFVHGAAAKGCTAVVGRFHNVYGPRMGADHVIPEMALRALRGENPFRVWGADQYRAFCHVDDAVEAMLRLMACPEAAGEIVHIGDDTAETNIADLAHLVLDLAGASPTIQRLPAPPGSVPRRCPDLGKLRRLTGFEPTVPLADGVRRTFEWYRDRLDRTGGATPRQPGPLVSPAH; encoded by the coding sequence ATGCGCGCGCTGATCCTCGGCGGGGCCGGCTTCGTCGGCCTGCACCTCGCCGACCGGCTGGTGGCCGACGGGCACACCGTCACCGTCGTGGACGACTTCTCCCGGGGCCGCGACGACGAGCGGATCGGCGCGCTGCGCGCGCATCCCGAAGTTGACATCCGCTCCGCCGACCTGACCAGCGCACGGGCCTGGGCCGAACTGCCGCCCGGCTACGACCAGATCTACCTGCTCGCGGCGGTGGTCGGCGTACGCAACGTCGAAGCCGACCCGGCCCGGGTGATCCGGGTCAACACGCTCACCGCCCTGCACCTGCTGGACTGGGTCGGCCCCGGTGGACGGATCTTCTTCAGCTCCACCAGCGAGGTGTACGCCGGCGGCGTCGACGCCGGCATCGTGGCCGTACCCACGGCCGAGGACGTGCCGGTGATGGTGGCCGACGTGACCTCGCCCCGGTTCGCGTACGCGATCAGCAAACTGCTCGGCGAGGCGGCCTTCGTCCACGGGGCGGCGGCAAAGGGCTGCACCGCCGTCGTCGGCCGGTTCCACAACGTCTACGGCCCGAGGATGGGCGCCGACCACGTCATCCCCGAGATGGCCCTGCGGGCGCTGCGCGGCGAGAACCCGTTCCGGGTCTGGGGCGCCGACCAGTACCGGGCGTTCTGCCACGTCGACGACGCCGTCGAGGCGATGCTGCGGCTGATGGCCTGCCCCGAGGCGGCCGGCGAGATCGTGCACATCGGCGACGACACCGCCGAGACCAACATCGCCGACCTGGCCCACCTGGTGCTGGACCTGGCCGGCGCCAGCCCCACCATCCAGCGCCTGCCGGCCCCACCCGGTTCCGTCCCCCGACGTTGCCCCGACCTGGGCAAACTGCGCCGGCTGACCGGCTTCGAACCGACCGTGCCACTGGCCGACGGCGTCCGCCGCACCTTCGAGTGGTACCGCGACCGGCTCGACCGCACCGGCGGCGCCACTCCTCGGCAGCCGGGCCCGCTGGTCAGCCCGGCCCACTGA
- a CDS encoding FkbM family methyltransferase, producing the protein MPSSLRKRLFDTLDERVDRRVVAGLGSLFLSARSQSRCRVRYTEGHWVHRYPTGVVVNTTLGGLTARAQDQATRDLFLFDYQPQPGDTIFDVGAGVGSEVRLLSRLVGLAGRVVSIEAHPRTFACLRRTVELNGLSNVTALECAVVGDPGPVYLGDDRVDHIRNGLTGAATGGVEVVGRTLGEIVRKLGVDRIDLLKMNIEGAELPVLEKSLDELAMVENLVVSCHDFLSEPPYADGTDRAWQRTFGPVTALLQDAGYTIRTRPQDPRPWVRHYVYASRP; encoded by the coding sequence ATGCCGAGCAGCCTCCGCAAGCGGCTCTTCGACACCCTGGACGAGCGGGTCGACCGGCGGGTCGTCGCCGGGCTCGGCTCGCTGTTCCTGTCCGCCCGCTCCCAGTCCCGCTGCCGGGTCCGGTACACCGAGGGCCACTGGGTGCACCGCTACCCGACCGGCGTCGTGGTCAACACCACCCTCGGCGGGCTCACCGCCCGCGCCCAGGACCAGGCCACCCGGGACCTCTTCCTCTTTGACTACCAACCACAGCCGGGCGACACCATCTTCGACGTCGGGGCCGGTGTCGGCAGCGAGGTCCGGCTGCTGTCCCGGCTGGTCGGACTCGCCGGGCGGGTGGTCAGCATCGAGGCGCACCCCCGGACGTTCGCCTGCCTGCGCCGTACGGTCGAGCTGAACGGCCTGTCCAACGTGACCGCGCTGGAGTGCGCCGTGGTCGGCGACCCCGGTCCGGTGTACCTCGGGGACGACCGGGTCGACCACATCCGCAACGGACTCACCGGCGCGGCCACCGGCGGGGTCGAGGTCGTCGGCCGTACGCTCGGCGAGATCGTACGCAAGCTCGGGGTGGACCGGATCGACCTGCTCAAGATGAACATCGAGGGTGCCGAACTGCCGGTGCTGGAGAAGTCGCTCGACGAGCTCGCGATGGTGGAGAACCTGGTCGTCTCCTGCCACGACTTCCTCTCCGAACCCCCGTACGCCGACGGCACCGACCGGGCCTGGCAACGTACCTTCGGCCCGGTCACCGCCCTGTTGCAGGACGCCGGTTACACCATCCGGACCCGCCCGCAGGACCCCCGACCCTGGGTCCGCCACTACGTCTACGCCTCCCGGCCCTGA
- a CDS encoding phosphotransferase: MVARMARYGGHVLRERLARRRATGPTDIPVRTNEVTREWLTAVLCAGCPGAAVEAYEVAEVSSGTTTRWRVRVDYNDDGRDAALPTALFAKTTARWTQRLLLGTADVLTGEPDFYRHLRPHLEIETPYGYHGAVDPASGRSMVLLEDVAATRGAIFRTAQTPVSRAEMADLLTGMAGWHGRYWDDPALARPPFAHRTPDAFVANLARFARLRRRGRVGARRARMVIPDAVVPRYDDLYSALWRSLELTAEGPLTLLHGEPHIGNVYRTGAGRMGITDWQLVMRGSWAYDVAYAIVTGLTVEDRRAWERDLLGSYLGRLTATGVAAPDFDDAWLAYRQQTLWPYFGRLLATGRSLVQPRFPPDPSNFGMLERAANAVLDLDALGAVLGAPRRLGQGREA, from the coding sequence ATGGTCGCGAGAATGGCGCGGTACGGCGGGCACGTGCTCCGGGAGCGTCTCGCCCGCCGCCGCGCCACCGGCCCGACCGACATACCCGTACGGACGAACGAGGTCACCCGCGAGTGGCTGACCGCCGTACTCTGCGCCGGTTGCCCGGGTGCGGCGGTCGAGGCGTACGAGGTGGCCGAGGTGAGCAGCGGCACCACCACCCGCTGGCGGGTACGGGTCGACTACAACGACGACGGCCGGGACGCCGCCCTGCCCACCGCGCTGTTCGCCAAGACCACCGCGCGCTGGACCCAGCGGCTACTGCTGGGCACGGCCGACGTGCTCACCGGGGAACCGGACTTCTACCGGCACCTGCGCCCGCACCTGGAGATCGAGACACCGTACGGCTACCACGGGGCGGTCGACCCGGCGTCGGGGCGCTCGATGGTGCTGCTGGAGGACGTCGCCGCCACCAGGGGGGCGATCTTCCGTACGGCCCAGACGCCGGTCTCCCGGGCCGAGATGGCGGACCTGCTCACCGGCATGGCCGGCTGGCACGGACGGTACTGGGACGATCCGGCGTTGGCCCGGCCCCCGTTCGCGCACCGGACCCCGGACGCGTTCGTCGCCAACCTCGCCCGGTTCGCCCGGCTGCGACGGCGGGGACGGGTCGGCGCCCGACGGGCCCGGATGGTCATCCCGGACGCCGTCGTGCCGCGCTACGACGATCTCTACTCGGCCCTGTGGCGGTCGCTGGAGCTGACCGCCGAGGGACCGCTGACACTGCTGCACGGCGAACCGCACATCGGCAACGTGTACCGGACCGGTGCCGGGCGGATGGGAATCACCGACTGGCAGCTGGTCATGCGCGGCAGTTGGGCGTACGACGTCGCGTACGCGATCGTGACCGGGCTGACCGTCGAGGACCGCCGGGCCTGGGAGCGTGACCTGCTCGGCTCCTACCTGGGCCGGTTGACCGCGACCGGGGTGGCGGCGCCGGATTTCGACGACGCCTGGTTGGCCTACCGGCAGCAGACGCTCTGGCCCTACTTCGGTCGGCTGCTCGCCACCGGCCGCAGCCTGGTCCAGCCGAGGTTCCCGCCCGACCCGAGCAATTTCGGGATGCTCGAACGCGCCGCGAACGCCGTCCTGGACCTCGACGCCCTCGGCGCGGTCCTGGGCGCGCCCCGCCGGCTGGGTCAGGGCCGGGAGGCGTAG
- a CDS encoding lipopolysaccharide biosynthesis protein, producing MENAGTGRRVAAHRRQSPLAFLTGSSLAQSASYALSAVLASKLLGPHQRGLMVLGITTASIAGLLSGLGTGSALRSRLPTVTGTPAGRHLLASYTWWSVVSAVAGSGLAVALTVLSAPLIDPGLADPPFLLAVLVITVGYVALTQFPDVWYAAGRFHAGSGWAAAIAAGGLVGVLVGALLDRTAWALLLAQGLGMVAVTVVQGYQLRVVGLFRLRSPDRRELVDLLRHGCRALGLTMGLALALRADRYVLGAVAGAATVGIYSVAATLSEGPRLVPAALGQIVNREVSLGGGLSQVARARRSALISSALMGLVVAVGGWFLVVPVFGDAFADARPLLLVLLVAEIAFAPFAVASRALLGGGWMTTAGLLGAGGSVAALILFALAIPLWGGYGAAVACILTYAGLSVASWRLLRRRLGRNVAPRPRETVSPPIRIGRST from the coding sequence ATGGAGAACGCGGGAACGGGCAGGCGGGTCGCGGCTCACCGCCGGCAATCCCCGCTGGCCTTCCTGACCGGTTCCAGCCTGGCCCAGTCGGCCAGCTACGCGCTCAGTGCCGTACTGGCCAGCAAGTTGCTCGGGCCGCACCAGCGCGGGCTGATGGTGCTGGGCATCACCACCGCCAGCATCGCCGGCCTGCTCTCCGGGCTGGGCACCGGCTCGGCCCTGCGCTCCCGCCTGCCCACCGTCACCGGCACGCCGGCCGGTCGGCACCTGCTCGCCTCGTACACCTGGTGGTCGGTGGTGTCGGCGGTGGCCGGGAGCGGGCTGGCCGTGGCGCTGACGGTGCTGTCCGCACCGCTGATCGACCCCGGCCTCGCCGATCCACCGTTCCTGCTGGCGGTACTGGTGATCACGGTCGGCTACGTGGCCCTGACTCAGTTCCCCGACGTCTGGTACGCCGCCGGCCGGTTCCACGCCGGCAGCGGCTGGGCGGCCGCCATTGCCGCCGGTGGCCTGGTCGGCGTGCTGGTCGGCGCCCTGCTCGACCGGACCGCGTGGGCCCTGCTGCTGGCCCAGGGGCTCGGCATGGTGGCGGTCACCGTGGTCCAGGGTTACCAACTGCGGGTGGTCGGACTGTTCCGACTGCGCTCCCCCGACCGACGGGAACTGGTCGACCTGCTCCGGCACGGCTGCCGGGCGCTCGGCCTGACCATGGGACTCGCCCTGGCCCTGCGCGCCGACCGGTACGTGCTCGGCGCGGTGGCCGGCGCGGCCACGGTCGGCATCTACTCCGTCGCCGCCACCCTGAGCGAGGGGCCCAGGCTGGTGCCCGCCGCCCTGGGTCAGATCGTCAACCGGGAGGTGTCACTCGGTGGCGGACTGTCCCAGGTGGCCCGAGCCCGGCGCAGCGCCCTGATCTCGTCGGCACTGATGGGCCTGGTGGTGGCGGTCGGCGGCTGGTTCCTGGTCGTACCGGTGTTCGGTGACGCGTTCGCCGACGCGCGCCCGCTGCTGCTGGTGCTGCTGGTCGCCGAGATCGCCTTCGCGCCGTTCGCGGTGGCCAGCCGGGCGCTGCTCGGTGGCGGCTGGATGACCACCGCAGGGCTGCTCGGTGCCGGCGGCAGTGTGGCCGCACTGATCCTGTTCGCGCTGGCGATCCCGCTCTGGGGCGGGTACGGCGCGGCCGTCGCCTGCATCCTCACGTACGCCGGGTTGTCGGTGGCCTCCTGGCGGCTGCTGCGCCGCCGGCTCGGCCGCAACGTCGCACCCCGTCCACGCGAGACGGTCTCACCACCGATCCGGATCGGACGATCCACGTAG
- a CDS encoding aminotransferase class I/II-fold pyridoxal phosphate-dependent enzyme produces MTGRVYLSPPDVGALEESYLVRALRSGWVAPVGPEVDAFEREVAERVGAAHAVAVSSGTAALHLALLSLGAGPGRVVVVPTLTFVATANAVVYTGAEPVFVDCEPATGNIDVNLLAELLHRLRVAGRQVAAVVPVDMFGACADYDELLPVCAAARVPVLVDAAESLGATYRGRPAGSFGRITAFSFNGNKIITTSGGGMLVSDDAGLIARSRHLATQARQPMPHYEHHDIGYNYRLSNLLAALGRAQLSRLDEMLARRRELRERYAKLFAAVPGVRLLGEGDEHGPGGDGGPVGVRIAADGAGARGANCWLTTIVVDPDRAGWRAEQLGAHLAGHDIETRPVWKPMHLQPVFDQARAVLTGAAQRLFEDGLTLPSGSALDDTQTGRIFHAIEQFLVRR; encoded by the coding sequence ATGACCGGCCGGGTGTACCTCTCCCCGCCCGACGTCGGAGCGCTGGAGGAGTCGTACCTGGTCCGGGCGTTGCGCTCGGGCTGGGTGGCGCCGGTCGGCCCGGAGGTGGACGCGTTCGAGCGCGAGGTCGCCGAACGGGTCGGAGCCGCCCACGCGGTCGCGGTCAGCTCCGGCACCGCCGCACTGCACCTCGCCCTGCTGTCCCTCGGCGCCGGTCCGGGTCGGGTGGTGGTGGTACCCACGCTGACCTTCGTGGCCACCGCCAACGCGGTGGTCTACACCGGTGCCGAACCGGTCTTCGTGGACTGCGAACCGGCCACCGGCAACATCGACGTCAACCTGCTCGCCGAGCTGCTGCACCGGCTGCGCGTCGCCGGTCGGCAGGTCGCCGCGGTGGTGCCGGTGGACATGTTCGGCGCCTGCGCCGACTACGACGAACTGCTGCCGGTCTGCGCCGCCGCCCGGGTGCCGGTGCTGGTCGACGCGGCCGAGTCGCTCGGCGCGACGTACCGGGGTCGACCGGCCGGGTCGTTCGGCCGGATCACCGCGTTCTCGTTCAACGGAAACAAGATCATTACCACCTCGGGCGGCGGCATGCTCGTCTCCGACGACGCCGGGCTGATCGCCCGCAGCCGCCACCTCGCCACCCAGGCCCGGCAACCCATGCCGCACTACGAACACCACGACATCGGCTACAACTACCGGCTCAGCAACCTGCTCGCCGCCCTCGGCCGGGCCCAGCTCAGCCGGCTGGACGAGATGCTCGCCCGACGCCGTGAACTGCGCGAACGGTACGCCAAACTGTTCGCCGCCGTGCCCGGCGTACGGCTGCTCGGTGAGGGTGACGAGCACGGGCCCGGCGGCGACGGCGGGCCGGTCGGGGTCCGGATCGCCGCCGACGGGGCCGGCGCGCGCGGCGCCAACTGCTGGCTCACCACCATCGTCGTGGACCCCGACCGGGCCGGCTGGCGGGCCGAGCAGCTCGGCGCCCACCTCGCCGGCCACGACATCGAAACCCGTCCGGTGTGGAAACCCATGCACCTGCAACCAGTCTTCGACCAGGCCCGCGCGGTACTCACCGGTGCCGCCCAGCGTTTGTTCGAGGACGGCCTCACCCTGCCCAGCGGTTCGGCGCTGGACGACACCCAGACCGGCAGGATCTTCCACGCCATCGAGCAGTTCCTGGTGCGGCGATGA